TCAGCTATATAAGGAAACACAAAACACCACTGCAGACCCCGTTATCTCTATCTTCTCCGCGCGACCAGAACGAAGTTCCGCCGAACAAATCTCGTAACCCTATTTTTGTCCTTATCCCATTCTTCTTCAATCGCCACTCTCCGCAAAGAAAGTTGGGCGCTTTGCTCTCTGGAGCCAAGAGATTCGAAGTGACGATGGAAAGTGAGTTGATTGCATTGTTCGAGGCGGCGAAGAAGGCGGCAGATGCGGTGGCTGTCGACGGTGTTACCTCCTCAAGCCCGGAGGTTTCTCAATCTCTCGATGCATTAGAGAAACTCAAGACGTTTCCTGTCACGTACAACACGCTCGTCGCGACTCAGGTTCGTCTCTTTAACCCTAATTAGGTTTGATTGATTTTGAACGAATTTAGAAAAACAGATTTTAGGGTTTTTTCTGGGTATTGCTTGCTTAATCGTGTAGCATTGAAAAGATGATAACTTTAATTGTTGTTGATTCTCTATCTCCTTGCATTGGATTAGAGAAAGTTATATCCTTTTTTGTTTGTTTGATTCTAGGTAGGGAAGAAGCTGAGGTCTCTTGCAAAGCATCCTGTTGAGGAAATCAAAAGCGTAGCTACTGATCTGCTTGAGACATGGAAGAGAGTTGTCATTGAGGAGACGACATCCAAGGCTAAGAAGACCGAAAGCACAAACGGTTGCAAAGAGGTTAAGTTGGAGAGGAAGGATGTGAACCCCGTGCCTGTGAAAGTCCAGAAGCTCCAGAGGGGTGATTCAGCTAAGAGTATCAAGGTTGAGAGAAAGGAACCAGACAGCAAAGTGAAGGTAGAGAGAAAGGAACCAGACAACAAAGTTAAGATGGATCATCGTGGTCAGACTACTGTCAAGGATGAAAAGGTCTCAAGAGAAACGCTAACAAGTGTGAAGCCTTCAGACAAGGCACCTAATGGTGCTCCAAAGCTGACTTCAATGGTCAAATGCAACGATCCCGTGCGTGACAAGATCCGTGAGCTGCTTGTGGACGCCATGTCCAAGGTTCATGGAGAATCCGATGAGTACGACAGAGCGAGAGTAGTTGGATGTGATCCAATCCGCGTTGCTGTCTCTGT
The DNA window shown above is from Brassica oleracea var. oleracea cultivar TO1000 chromosome C3, BOL, whole genome shotgun sequence and carries:
- the LOC106331311 gene encoding transcription elongation factor TFIIS-like; translated protein: MESELIALFEAAKKAADAVAVDGVTSSSPEVSQSLDALEKLKTFPVTYNTLVATQVGKKLRSLAKHPVEEIKSVATDLLETWKRVVIEETTSKAKKTESTNGCKEVKLERKDVNPVPVKVQKLQRGDSAKSIKVERKEPDSKVKVERKEPDNKVKMDHRGQTTVKDEKVSRETLTSVKPSDKAPNGAPKLTSMVKCNDPVRDKIRELLVDAMSKVHGESDEYDRARVVGCDPIRVAVSVESHMFEKLGRSTGAQKVKYRSIMFNLRDSNNPDLRRRVLTGEVSPEKLITLSGEEMASDKRKQETNQIKEKFLFDCERGQAPKASTDQFKCGRCGQRKCTYYQMQTRSADEPMTTYVTCVNCDNHWKFC